The genomic interval AAAAGTGGTAGTTGTCCTTCTCCCACCTGTGTGCgcaaaaaaatctataaaaaacgAACTGGCCCACCTCTCCTACCCTACCACCCTTTCCAAAATTAACCGACTAATGAAAgtggataaaaaaactaaaccttATAAAACTATTATtccatattattttattattttagatCGTGTTGCAATGGACAGACATGTTTATCTAGTTTTAAAACACAACGTCTACCTTTCAACTTATAAGCAGctatgataaattttaaatataattttggagtttttttgtcatattttattttctagcatCTGATTTCTTTCAATTAAGCCTTTTTCGATTATAGTGAAGATGCACACATACACACTACGCTCGTGCCCCCATAACCCCACCTCATTTAACACATGTTTCAAGAGATAAATCATCAGAACACACGTTCCAGATATAGATACCTAATTTTAAATCTGTTAATCTCGCTAAGTCCTTATTAAAATCACTAAACCCTTATTGGTAGTGTACTCGACTATACATAATGATAGGCAGGATTTTAACTACCCGCAGTTCTAGTGTTTTCTTAGGCTTAGTttgaaatatattattaatagCTGACCAACAGTTCCCcaaattccaaataaaaaagaaaatcgttTTAGGAATCTTTGCAATAGATTGCTTAAAATTAGCTTCCTAAAACAGAACATGTACCCACCTTCAACTCCCCTCCATGCGATCGTCCCCTCCATCCCTCTGCTCTGATTGGGGATTGGGAGTGGTTGCGCGCTTCCAACTTGTGGAGAGCGAAAAATCGGAAATAGGACTTCAAAATTTTTGAGACTTGGGTTCTGTTTGACACAGCTccagctcagccaaacagtttcagttcCATCTAAAATCATCTAAAATAGGAACGGAGCTGGGTGGAGTGCTCTTACAAAATGAATTAGAGATGTGGAGTTGCGTTTTGGCTCCTCCACAATTCTACTCTAGACCTAACCCCTATAGCTAAATTTTGGAGTTAGAGCTCTACCATACAAGGCACGATTTTCAGCTAAAATCTCATAATTTTATGATTGGGATATGTTTAAAGAATCTGTTGGTGATGGCGGATTGTTGTTGCATATTATTAATTTGATTATAGGAGTAAActaattattttaataataaatttaacaaatagcTTAAAATAAGTCGTGTAAACCATACGCTCTTtttgagaaatatatattttttaaaaagacttCTACTATATGTTCTATATTATTATTCATTCCTCTTAATAAACAATAATATAGATCACAACGACACATGCTTTCGAAGCAAATGCACAATGGCTTAGTTATTTTTTGGGGTTATTCACCAAAATTTTATAACGGATCATTTGATCTATATCATTGCTCATACGAGGAATGAAGGAATTGATGGGACTTTTACATAGACAACACTACGCATTGTGATTGAGAAACTTGAGTTTGACTAGTCctaaaaatgtttcacaactGGAAACAAATGCTGGTACGCACCTAACATGTACGAGTAAACTAAATTTGTTCAATGCAATTAACCGAACTTGGACCGATGGAGATATGCCAATCTTGAGACTTTGAGTTGCAGGGTAATTATCCGTTTAATTCAGTATAAACATGCCAATCTATGCTGTGTTCTCTGAGAATTTCCGAAGGTTATCAACAGAACAGCCACCGACGTACGTTTAGGCTGGTGCCAAGAATACTAATCATTTTTTTGACAGTACTAATCATTTTATCAATGCTCCTCATCTTGGATTGACTCTGTTTTTCTTCGGATAGATGCTCTGCCTGAGCGATGATCACAAGGTTGTCGTGCATCTAGTAGCGATTTGGTTTTGTTCGCATGAACTGATGAACCAGCATTATCCATAACTTGTGCCATAACATTATTACTACACATCGTAATCGGATCAGACACATGGCACAATCTAAAATCAATTAGCGAGCAGCAACCACTGGTACGCAATGCATGCAAATTCGTAGTAGATACAGCATGCAACGAGACAAGGGGACGGATGGAGATAAACGAAAGCAAATCTAGCTCCCTCCCTCTCACTCACGGACGGAGACACAGACAAGAGGGCTAAGCCAATCACGTGGCGATCACCTTGCTACTAACACAAATATTACGCACGTTTACGTTACAACGGCTACGAACaaacagagcagagcagagcactcgtggcacaagcgagcagaggaggcggcggcgaggctcgtCGGCTCAGGAGGAGGTGGCGATGCGTGGCTCCCATATGAAGAGCTTGCCGCTGAGCTGGCCGCATCGGCGCATGTGGTTCATGAGCTCCTCCttgctccgccggcgccggcaggtCGTCATCAGCAGCTTGCTCTCGCCGCCGGGGTTGTCACCGCCCGACGGAGCCGAGGTCGCGCTCAGAGATGAGGCTGCGACGAGAGCTGcggccgccgtggtggtggacCCGATCGGGCGTCTCGGGGGATTgggtgcggtggcggcggtgtcgcTGATGTcggaggcggcgatggccggcTCGGCGTTGACGAACTTGTTGATGACGAGCGAGGAGCGGTGCACCCGCGGGCCAacactgccgccgccgttgctgcgCGCCTGCGGCTGCGTGCTGACCTTGACCTCGACGATGGTGCCCCTGTCCACGacctcgacctcctcctcgtcatcctcgtcgtcctcctcctcctcctcctcgtgcgcGACCTCGTCGGCCTGCTGCTCGGGTTCTTCTTGGTCATTgttctcgtcgtcctcgtccgaggagggagcggcggtgTCGGCGAAGGAGAGGAGCAGGCGCCCGCCGCAGCGCTGCGCGCGGAACAGCGTGGCGGACGGCACGGGGACGGCCttgacgacgaggcggccgtcgcggcggtCCTGCGTCATCTGCACCGCCCCCACCGTGCGCCGCGccagcgacggcagcggcggcgggaacgCGCGTGGCGGGCTGGCGCGcgcggccacctcctccgcgcccCCGTCGGAGTCATCGTCCGACGCGGGGAACGAGCGGTCGGTGGACCCATCGGCGTCGGAGAAGCCGTCGGAGCCGGTCTCGGAGCCGAGGCTCTCGGTGCAAATCTCCAGGCTCTTCTGGCTGAGCAGGCTCGACGACCTCCGCACGAGCGGGTGCAcgta from Oryza glaberrima chromosome 3, OglaRS2, whole genome shotgun sequence carries:
- the LOC127768518 gene encoding protein FAF-like, chloroplastic, producing MAVTVFETAEQRLPCHAAAAELGADGGKKVAVDDDASGGGPGQAVLLLQETDHGGDDDDRPERDDVWNMIQSQRPPVAAGKQQQAAAPYVHPLVRRSSSLLSQKSLEICTESLGSETGSDGFSDADGSTDRSFPASDDDSDGGAEEVAARASPPRAFPPPLPSLARRTVGAVQMTQDRRDGRLVVKAVPVPSATLFRAQRCGGRLLLSFADTAAPSSDEDDENNDQEEPEQQADEVAHEEEEEEDDEDDEEEVEVVDRGTIVEVKVSTQPQARSNGGGSVGPRVHRSSLVINKFVNAEPAIAASDISDTAATAPNPPRRPIGSTTTAAAALVAASSLSATSAPSGGDNPGGESKLLMTTCRRRRSKEELMNHMRRCGQLSGKLFIWEPRIATSS